From the genome of Longimicrobiales bacterium:
TCAGCGTGTCGTTGGCGATCAGTGCGCGCACCTCGACACCGAGATCGGCGGCCATGCGCTCGACCAGCTCGTAGCGCTCGGGGTGCACGGCCGTGGCGTCCAGCGGGTGCTCGCCGCCGCGGACCCGCAGGAAGCCAGCGGCCTGCTCGAACGCCTTTGCACCTAGGCGCGGCACCTCGAGCAGCTCCTTCCGGCTCCTCAGCCCGCCCTTCCGGTCGCGCAGATCGATGATGTTCTTCGCGAGGGTCGGGCCGATGCCTGCAACGTAGGAGAGCAGCGGCGCGGACGCGGTGTTCACCTCGACGCCGACGCGGTTCACGCAGATCTGCACGACCTCGTCCAGCGCCTTCTTCAGCTTCGACTGGTTCACGTCGTGCTGGTACTGCCCGACGCCGATCGACTTGGGCTCGATCTTGACCAGCTCGGCGAGCGGGTCCTGCAGGCGACGCGCGATGGACGCCGCGCCGCGCAGCGAAACGTCGAGGTCCGGCAGCTCCTCGCGGGCGACGTCGCTTGCGGAATAGACCGACGCTCCGGCCTCATTGACGACGACGATCTGCGGGCGCGTGCCGTTCAGCTCGCGCACGATCTTCTTCACCGCGCTTTCCGTCTCGCGCGACGCGGTGCCGTTGCCGATTGCGACCAGCTCGACACCGTGCTGCTGGATCATGCGCTGCACCTCGCGCGCGAAGGCGTTCTCCTGGTGCAGGTAGATCGTGTTCGTCTCGAGCAGCGCACCCGTGCGCGACGTGACGACGACCTTCACACCCGTGCGGAAGCCGGGATCCAGCCCGAGCACCACGCGCTCGCCCGCCGGCGCCGCCAGCAGGAGCTGCTCCAGGTTGCTGCCGAAGATGGTGATCGCGTCGTCATCGGCGCCGTTCTTCAATTCGAGGCGCAGCTCGACCTCGATCGATGGTGCGAGCAGGCGCTTGTAGGCGTCGGCGACGACGGCCCGCAGCGCTTCGGTGGCGCGACGACCGGACAGGACGCGTCGTTCGAGGCCGGACGTGATCTCGTCGACGGGCGCCTCGATCGTCCAGCTCAGCACCTCTTCCGCCTCGCCGCGCCGGATCGCCAGCATGCGGTGCGACGGGATCTCGGTGAGCTGCTGCGAGAACTCGTAGTAGTCGCGGAACTTGGTCGGCTTGTCCGCATGCTCGGGGCGCACGCGCGAGGCGACGATGCCCTGTGCATGCGTCCGCTCACGCACCCAGCCGCGCAGCTCGGCATCCTCAGACACGCGCTCGGCGAGGATGTCGCGCGCGCCGGCCAGCGCGGCGTCGACGTCGGCTACTTCCTTTTCGGCATCGACGTACTGTGCGGCCGCGGCAAGCGCGCCGGCGTCGTCGAGCTCACCGCTCCAGATCGCATCCGCGAGCGGCTCCAGCCCCCGTTCCTTCGCGATGGTCGCGCGCGTGCGCCGCTTCGGCTTGTAGGGGAGGTACAGGTCCTCGAGCGCCTGCTTCGTATCCGCGGCGGCGATACGCGCTCGCAGGGCGTCGTCCAGCTTGCCCTGCTCCTCGATCGAGGCGAGGATCGCGCTGCGGCGGTCCTCCAGCTCGCGCAGGTACTCGGTGCGGTCACGGACGTCGCGAAGCTGGACCTCGTCCAGCCCGCCCGTCAGCTCCTTGCGGTAGCGCGCGATGAAGGGGAGCGTCGCGCCCTCGTCGAAAAGCGCGATCGTGCTGTCGACCTGCCGCGGAGACAGGTCCAGCTCCTCCGCGACCCTCTGAATGATGCTCTGCTGATCCATTCTCTACTGCTGATTCCGGAATCATCTGGGTGAACGTGGTGAAATATCGGCCGCCGCCCGGCCGCAGACCACGGTTGACAAGCACCGTCCGCCCGTTCTCTGGCACACTGGTTGCTCTACCCCACGAGCAGGTCCCTTTTGCCTCGGGAGGCAACATGTTGTGGACGATTGTCATTATTCTGCTGGTGCTGTGGCTGCTCGGACTGGTATCCGGCTACACGCTCGGCGGGCTGCTTCACATCCTGCTGATCGTCGCGATCATCGTTGTCCTGATCCGCGTGATCCAGGGCCGGAGACCCGTCTAGCGACGGAACACACCGGCAGGGCCGCAGACAGAGCGGGCGGCCCGGACGAGCCCCGCTGCCGGCGCAGCGGGGCTCTGTCATTTGGAAACCAGGGCGGCGATGGTGGCCAGATCAGTTGGCGAGCGGGGACCAGGCACGCGGCAGCGCGATCATGGACATGCCCCCGCCCGGACGAATCGTCATCCGGAGAAAGATGCCGTCCAGCTCGTTCCCGCCATGGCTGTGCGTGTACTGCGTGACCTTCCAGCCCGCAAACGTGCCGATCGCCGCCGCCGCCAGGACGTCGCTCGCCCAGTGCTGCTGCTCGTACATGCGTGCGACGCCGGAGAGGGTTGCCGCCGAATAGAGCAGCGTACCGATCCACCACTGGTCGCCAGGCTTGCGGATGCCCGCCTCACTCGTGAGGGCTGACGCCACGGCGAACGCGGCGCTGGTATGACCCGAGGGGAAGGACTGGAAGTCGTAGTCGAGCCCGCGGAACAGCTCGAAGTCCAGCGCGTCGCCCGGGCTCTGATAGGGTCTCGCGCGCCCGGCAACGATCTTGACCAGGTACGTCGCGAGCTCGGCAGTGACCAGGGCCGTCCCCGCATGCAGCCCGACGTCGGCCCAGCCCTCATTGTCGCCGATCAGCCCATACGCGTAGGCCGCTCCCGCGCCGATCACGGCACCGGGAAAGGCGAGGTCGCGAAAAATCACTGCCGTGCGCTGGAGCGTACGGTTTTCCTCGATCGCGGGCTGGCGAAACAACCCTGACAGTGCCTGGTCGGCGGGAATGAGCAGGAGCGTGCCGCCCGCGAACCCGGCACCCCACACCGCGTCCTCTGTGGAAAACAGGGGCTGGCGCTCGATCTGCTGGCCGGCCGCTGGCACACAGAGGCCCGACAGGAGTAGCAAGAGCGTCGCGATTCTAGTATGCATCAGCAGCCTGTTTGGGATCCGATGGCTCCACGAACCGGTATCATCATCTGCTGCACCCGCCGAAACAACCACCGGCCGCCGGGGGCCGCCGCCGAGGAGGCGCTGTGAATCGTCCGTCTTTCCGTCTGTCTGCTGCCCTTGTCGCGGCGGTCGTGCTCGCTGCCTGTGGTGATTCCACGGGACCCGACCCCAGGAAGGTCGAGTCCGTCGATATCTCGCCCGACGATCCCACGATGTTCGTCGGCGAGGAGGTGCAGCTGGAGGCGACTGCACGCAACAGCAGCGGCGAAGCGGTGAGCGGCAAGACCGCGAGCTGGTCGTCGAGCAATACCAGCGTCGCCACCGTGACTGCGAACGGCGGTGTCGTTACGGGCGTAGCCGCCGGCAGCGCCCAGATCACGGCGCTGATCGACGGGAAGTCGGCATCGGTCACCGTCACGGTCAATGTGTTCGGCACCAAGCCGACCGTGACCGGGATCAGTCCGAGCCCGCTCGTTCCGGGAGCCTCCGCGACACTCACGGGCGAGGACCTGACGACGACGACGCAGGTCTACGTGAACGGCGCCCGCGCCTTCGTCAGTGCAGCCAGTGCCACGAGCGTCCAGTTCCAGGTGCCCTGCGTGGCACCCGGTGCCGCAACCGTGGTTGCGCGCAACGGCTCCGCGGACAGCGATGCCTTTGCGGCGACCGTCAATGCGACGTCGTCTGCGCCCATGGCCGTGGGCGACTTTCGTACGCTTGCCGGTACGCACTGCCTGCAGCTGCCGGCGTCGGGGAACCAGACGTACCTGATTGGCGTGCAGTCGATCAGCGAGACCGTGAGCTCGCTGACGCCGGTCACGTTCGGCATCGACGGAGCGGCGGCTGCCGCCGCCGCCGACGTCGCAGCTGCCTCGGCGCT
Proteins encoded in this window:
- a CDS encoding Tex family protein, producing MDQQSIIQRVAEELDLSPRQVDSTIALFDEGATLPFIARYRKELTGGLDEVQLRDVRDRTEYLRELEDRRSAILASIEEQGKLDDALRARIAAADTKQALEDLYLPYKPKRRTRATIAKERGLEPLADAIWSGELDDAGALAAAAQYVDAEKEVADVDAALAGARDILAERVSEDAELRGWVRERTHAQGIVASRVRPEHADKPTKFRDYYEFSQQLTEIPSHRMLAIRRGEAEEVLSWTIEAPVDEITSGLERRVLSGRRATEALRAVVADAYKRLLAPSIEVELRLELKNGADDDAITIFGSNLEQLLLAAPAGERVVLGLDPGFRTGVKVVVTSRTGALLETNTIYLHQENAFAREVQRMIQQHGVELVAIGNGTASRETESAVKKIVRELNGTRPQIVVVNEAGASVYSASDVAREELPDLDVSLRGAASIARRLQDPLAELVKIEPKSIGVGQYQHDVNQSKLKKALDEVVQICVNRVGVEVNTASAPLLSYVAGIGPTLAKNIIDLRDRKGGLRSRKELLEVPRLGAKAFEQAAGFLRVRGGEHPLDATAVHPERYELVERMAADLGVEVRALIANDTLIDGIQLARYVDEAAGIGMPTLTDILDELRKPGRDPRDAFEAVQFREDVTEPKDLLPGMALEGVVTNIVAFGAFVDIGVHQDGLVHVSQLADRFVKDPNDVVKVGQKVRVTVMSVDLERNRIALTMKTGAQPEAGAARRQGQQGRGPKQKSAQKPKPAPQPKPGTVAPNGMRFT
- a CDS encoding lmo0937 family membrane protein; translated protein: MLWTIVIILLVLWLLGLVSGYTLGGLLHILLIVAIIVVLIRVIQGRRPV
- a CDS encoding phosphatase PAP2 family protein, encoding MHTRIATLLLLLSGLCVPAAGQQIERQPLFSTEDAVWGAGFAGGTLLLIPADQALSGLFRQPAIEENRTLQRTAVIFRDLAFPGAVIGAGAAYAYGLIGDNEGWADVGLHAGTALVTAELATYLVKIVAGRARPYQSPGDALDFELFRGLDYDFQSFPSGHTSAAFAVASALTSEAGIRKPGDQWWIGTLLYSAATLSGVARMYEQQHWASDVLAAAAIGTFAGWKVTQYTHSHGGNELDGIFLRMTIRPGGGMSMIALPRAWSPLAN